DNA from Zonotrichia leucophrys gambelii isolate GWCS_2022_RI chromosome 5, RI_Zleu_2.0, whole genome shotgun sequence:
GACCGCGCTCGCTGCCCCTCCCGGGCACCCCGGGGGCGGCGGGAAAGGCTCCGAGAGCCGCGGGCAAGGCGGCGGCAGGGCGGGCAgcgctcccagccctggggcagcagctggcaggccGCGCtgcgaggcggcggcggcgggagcagcCGAGCCGTGACTCAGCCCGGGAATGTCCTGGCACGGGCGGCCGCGGCTCCCGGTGAGGGTGACGCAAGGGGCTCGGCCGAGAGCAGAGCCCCCGGGCGTGACCGGCCCCGGCAGGAGCCGCTGCCGTGcccgctgccctgccctgccttgcccTGGCGGTGCCCTGCCCGCCGCCCTGCCCGCTGCCCTACCCGGTGCCCTGCCCGGTGCCCTGCCcggtgccctgccctgcccgcagCCCTGGCGGTGCCCTGCCCGCTGCCCTGCCCGGTGCGCTGGGAGCTCGGGGAGCccaagggggatttggggaccgCTCCGCTGGACGAGGCTGCTTAAACCTGCAGAATTGTGAAAAGGGATAGTGGATTCTGGAGCTGCCCTGATGGGGATGGCTGCGGATCCGCGCCTCACACCAGCACACGCACACTGCCCCTCGCTTCAGGCTCCGCAATTAGCTCACAGGGAGGCACTGCAGGTCTTCCTAACTTGCCGCAAAATCGTGCCAGGATCCACAACTTAAGAGACAAATATATTTACTGTTGGGctttttgcttgtgtttttttttgtttgtttgttttgggtttttttggttttttggtgtgcttttttgggggtgtttttttagtttttttttttgaggaatgtATCTGCAATgtaaggagagagaaaaactcAGTGTTAGCATTTCACAGCTTTTCTCTAATGCTCTCTTAGATTACCAAAAGTTGGACTTTGTCTGGCTTTCTTTGCACTCtcactgaaaatacagaattgtTAGAGGGAAACTTGGTATTTTGCAGGGGTACGCAggacagcaaaggaaaaaaagaagtgtcCTGAGCAAAAGATCACATCAGATGCAGTTTCCTATGCATTTCTCTTCCTTGACAGGTTGATTTTTTGAACTGAATGGTATTAAGAATCTCTGTCATTTCGGTGTGCATCTATGCAAgctcctctgcttttcctttccctctgctcagtCCTCTTGAAGGTAATCTGGCTACACTGTAACAGCTCCAATGCCCCCAGCAGAACCCAGCAGAAACCAACAGGCTCCTGAATTGGACTGGTAGACATATAGCCTCACTTTCTTCTATCTCAGATggattattttataaaatttaattacttAATTATGGATCTTAATTACTTTTGTGACCTCTATTCTTGTGTCAGATTTAACTCAAACAAGCTAACAAGTCAAAAAGTCGCTGAGATAAGGACTAGCCCAAGTCAGAGGGGATGCCTGAGGAGGCCAAGCAGAGGCCTTGCTTCCATGAGAAATGAGGCTGAAGTGGCAACACTGAGCTCAGCGAGGACCACAGAAGAACAAATAGGATGCACAGAGCACTAAAGGAAAGGACTGTGATACCAAAGAGCTTCAGTGCATAACGCAGCTCAGTCGATTCTTATAATTTCTCACTAATGAGCACCCAGGAGCTGAATCCAAACAAAGAGTGCCTCCTGCTCCACGGTGAGTCATTGCTTCCATCCACAGAGGGTGAAGGGAGCCTTGGAGGGCTTCCTCAGAGGCATGTGCCCCACAGAGGGTATCATTCACAAAGCTtttagtgctgctgctgctgctgctgggctctctgAATCATTGGGCTATTTCGGTGGTGCCTGGTGGGATGCAGGTCTTGTGGCACAGGGTAGTGAAACTCGATGCTTCCCGATGCAGTGAGATGCCGAAGTGAGGAACCAGCTTTGTCTGGGCGTGCTTCAGCAGTAAGATTTGCTTGGTCATTACTGCTTTTGGCTGGATACTGGCCATTTCTGTGGCCTCCAAAGTTCACCAGTGGGCTCTGTCACAAATTCCTTCTCTGATCACTGCAGCCACTGGGAGTTCAAAAtcaattttcttgaaaatgagAAGCCCCTTTCTGTTTACCTGTGACATGTTTTTCACCTCTAAGAAATGCTCTCAAATTCTGACAAACTCATTTCTGTGTCAGAGATTTCTGTAAAGTCACACTccttcagcctgtgctgcttctgTAATCTGGTGACTGCCAAGTATCAGTCAGTgatgtgcagcagcagaagcagcagcccttGGTGCCTGGGTACCTCAAGCATGCACCTTGTGAGATGAAGAGAGTATCAAGCACTCCTGATTCATTATTCAGTTTCCACGGTGTTAAAAACAGAGGGTGAGTCATGCACAGTGTTGCAGTTGTCATCCCTGGAGCACCTATCCAGCCACGCAACTCTGGAGCTGGTAACTCCACACCTTTCATTTTAGGAGCCTGGAACATGCAGTGCAGAGGCCCCATGTAGGTGGCTGAGGGTGCTCTGCAAGGACACGAGACTAGGGCACTCACACACAGCAGATTCCTGCTCCTGTGCACATGTTAGAAGTTTGCAGAGTCCATGGCAGCAAGTGTGGTCAGCAGCACCAGAGGATGTAGTGCACATGAGCACAGCTACACCTGCTTGCCAAATACACAATAAAGGTACTCCTTCCTGAGTCCCACATTGCTGGCTCTTACACAGGCAGTAAAAGTAACCGAGTCATCCGGAAGAAAAGGACTTGAGTCAAACAGAGCTCAGTGGCAGCAGGAAATCTGGAATGTGTGGTTGTAAGGAGGTGAGGGGTAAATACAGCTCCAGATTAGTGATTTCAAGGCTGATGAACCAAATTTTGAATATTGATTATGCAAGTCGGTCTTGAATTCTGCATCCAGAGGGCAGGATATACCCAGAGGGTCGGGTGTAACTCAAAAAGGATATTGGAAACATAGTGTCTCAGCTGATCAACAAGGTAATGTATAGTAATGGAGAATGGGGGCAGAAATGTCAACACATCCCTCACACAATGCAGTATGAAGATACGAACATATATGTATCTAAAACACATAGAGGAATCTAATACACATTCACACGTGCTGACAAACACTGGCTTGTCGGTTTCTACCACCATACTGGCAGCAGTTCAAGTGTTTGGGGGAGAGAGAGCTGGCTGgtcacagcacaggctggaggcTCACAGGTACAGCTCCTTGAGGTCCTCAATGTTTAGGATTCCTTGGTTTTCAAACACACCAGTTGAGGGTGAAGAGTCACACAGGGCTGAGAATCCTCTTGTCCACTTGGATGTGCTAGAGATAAAATGCTCTGTGTTTGTTGCCCTGCGCCTGAAGCCCTGTCCAGCTTAGTATGGAACAGTAAAACACTGTCGGGAGAGCTGtccttccttgttttttctgtaagtcattttctcatcttttcaTGCACCTTCCACCCTACGTGCTGTCCCGCCTCActgcctgagcagctctgccaagaTGGCAGAAAGAGCACTCTTTGTGCCGGGTCCCTTTGTGCCCAGGGcctttccctgcacagcccGGGGCGGCCGCAGCACCGATCCTTCCAGCGGGGACAGGGCGGCGTGGCACACGGCAGCGGCACAATGCCGCCCCTGCCGCCTGCCGGGGCAGCCTGGCAGCGCCGAGCCGTGAGCAGGGGGCAAACCCTTCGGAGCAGCACAGAGCGCCTCGGCCCGGGGAGCGGCGCCGGGCGGTGCGGGGCAGGGCGGCGGGCTCCGAGCGGCCACGCCGCCATCGTGCCCCGGCCTGACGCTGCTGCTCCGGGCCCAGCCGAGGGGCCGCCTCGCCCCTCGCAGCCAGCCGGCCGCTGCCGGAGCCCGCTGAAGGCGCCGCCCGGGGCTGCGGAGCCCAGGCCAGGCACCCGCATTCCGGCGACGGCGCTGCCTAGGCCGAACGGGCGAGCGGGCCCCGCCGCCTGCGGGCCCTTCCCCGCGGGGGCCGGCCCAGCGCGGCCCGGCGGCGGCACGTGGTGGCGGCGCGGCCCATGTGACCGGCCCTCCCCGGCCGCTGCGGCTCATCCCCCGCCCGGCCGAGTCCCCGCCCGCCTCGCCCCCAGCGCAGCGCAGCGCTCTCTGCGTGCAGCAGCCCCGCACCGCaggcagccgccgccgccccgggaCCCGGCGCCATGGTAAGGGCGGCGCGGCGCGGACGGGCGGGGAGGGCGGTGCGGGCGGCTGGCGCGGCCCGGCGGAGCCGAGCGAGGCTGAGCGGAgcaggcccggcccggcgcggccccgcggccTCCGGCGGCCATTTTAGTCTAATTTTAGCCGGGTGCGGGGGGAAGGGGAcgcgggagcggccgcggggCAGCtacgggcggcggggccggggccgggcccggggcctggccgggcgggcggcgcaGCGCTCCCTGCGGCACCGCCCGGGCGTGCGATACCCGACGGGGCGGAGAGGGGCGGTGGGCGCGGAGAGAGGGGTCCCGCACTCCTCCCGAGGAGCCGCCCGGTGCCCGGGCCCGAGGGGCGgccgggagcggccgcgggcGAGCGCtggggccgggcggggctgcCGGCGCGCGGGGACGGGGGCGCGGAGCGGCGGGGCTCCTCCGGCCCCGCGAACAAAGCGGGGAGAGGGGCCCGCGGCTTCGCCCCCGGGGACAAAGCCGGCGGCTCCCTGCGAGCACCTGCCTTCCCTCCCCGGCAGCCTGCGCTGGCAGCGCTGCCTCGGCAGATGTAATTGCTGGACCGAGAGCAAGGGCGCTGCAGATGGGCTGAGCTCGCTTGCTCACTCGCAGCGGGGtttgctaaattattttcattttgcctgGAGCTGCCCGTTTGCCCTGCcggtgttttgtttccttgctgtTTTAGGCTCTTATTTTGAGCGGCTTGCGAGCCTGATGGGGAGCTGTACAGTTGTAATGGGTATTTTTATATGAACGAAGAGCAGTCAAACAATACTCCCGCAGCAGTATGAAGTAAAATTCGGGAGTTCTTAAGGCGCGGTGTTGAAGCTGACACaatgcagaaaacatttctgctgcttgTAGAGCCTTACCTCACGCAACAAAATGAGAGTCATGACACTGCtggatgtgagctgctgctgtagtGTTTGCtctactagaaaaaaaaaaaaagccaacaaaaatctatcccccaaaaccccaccccctCCCATCCCAACCGAAAATTACAAACTCCTCTCCTGTGTTCAGTTCCTGCCCCCCCAtcctccctcttcccctcccccccaaataAGCCAAATGCATGATAAGGTAAAGAAAACTGTTTGAGCAGTACAGTTGTGTGACTAGTTGGATGAAACTGCTATCCAGAACTGCTGAGCTGAAAATGCTGAGATCTACAACAAGAAACTACTGAATTCATGCCTCCTTTGTATCCTCTGCTCCGGTCCTACAAATATTACTAAATTCATAGTGTGTTCAGGTTGAGTatagtatttttattcttaCGGGGGCAGGCAGACTTCTTTATCTAGCACTGTGGGCTATCATCTTCTAGTGAGTGTtaatttttgctgtttaaatTATTCCTTTGATCTCATTTTACAGGCTTCTGGAGTAACAGTGAACGATGAAGTCATAAAGGTTTTTAATGACATGAAAGTAAGGAAATCTTCAACCCcagaagagattaaaaaaagaaagaaagccgTTCTCTTCTGCTTAAGTGAtgacaaaaaacaaataattgtAGAGGAGGCAAAGCAGATATTGGTTGGTGACATTGGTGATACTGTGGAGGACCCCTACACAGCCTTTGTGAAGTTGCTACCTTTGAATGATTGCCGATACGCTTTGTATGATGCCACATACGAGACAAAGGAATCTAAGAAAGAAGACCTGGTATTTATATTCTGGTGTGTGAAAGCAAAGCTTGCTGTCAAAATTGAATGTTCTGGAGCTACCAGTGGATAACGTAGTAActgttgttggctttttttctttaaagggcTCCTGAAAGTGCACCTTTAAAAAGCAAGATGATCTACGCAAGCTCTAAAGAtgccattaaaaagaaatttacagGTATGGAcctaaaaatgcttttctcGTTAACCACTGTACCATTTAGATGTTGAGGTTCTCATAAGTACATTGTTGTCCATCTGTCTTTCAGGTATTAAACATGAGTGGCAAGTAAATGGTTTGGATGATATTAAGGACCGTTCAACACTTGGAGAGAAATTGGGAGGCAACGTGGTAGTTTCACTTGAAGGAAAACCCTTATAAAAAGACAGACAAGTGCCATCTGGATCTAAGGAGCTTCCATTTCTGCAGCTCGTTCAATTGGAATAGTATTAgtctccccatcccctcccctcctcaAAAAATAAGCCCCTTCCCCACCACCCTGAAGGAGATGTCATTGTTAAGCAGTCTACCAGTGATTGCCATTAGACTGTTTGATCCTGGTAGTTTTATGTAGGATCCAAGGAATGCTTTCACGTCATACTCTTGGCCAAAACTGACGTTGCAGGCATTCCTTGCAACATGTTCAATGAATGTGATAGTTAATGTAAATAGTCTAGCAGACAGCAAAGGGTAAGCTAATCGAATGCCTTGAAAGTATTGTCCACTGGTCGGATGGTAGACTCTCTACAGTATTACTTACAGTTGCACTTGATTGCAGTTCCATGAGGCTCTTGTGCATTCATACACCTCACCTGCCTTGACAAGCCTATTTTTGTGACATGGCAGCACACAACACTATGCATTTAAAGCACTTTTTTGTAATATGTTTgacccgccccctccccaaggAATGCCAATTAAGTTGCTGTAATTGTGTCATCAAATTATTGTAGTACCTCAGTTTCATTCCTGTTACATGCATATCTTTATAAATGAAGTAGCTGTTACGATGCCTTTCGTTTTCCATTGAATGTACACTACTGAACAGGAGTAGAAGTTATCTGTTTACCATATGAGTCTTGAAACACTAAAGTTTTGTAAAACATCAGTCATGGTGGcaatttctgtattaaaaagaGCCTTAAATGGAACATTGTTCTTTGAGATCAAAAACTGGCCACGTTGCAATAAAACTTGTGGCTTATTACAGAACGTTGCCTTGTTTTCATTGGAAAATATAGTTTTTAAGTGTTTAAGCATATTTCAAATAACTTCTGTGGAAAGTATTGTAAAGGTAAACAATCATTAATCTCATATTGAATAATGCAAGTTTTTAATACTGATTTAGGCACTGCTTTACAATACTTTGTGGCTCTGTTCTGGCCGTTCTATAAAGGACCTGCTCCTAGTTTACCGTAAAGTAAAGAAGCTACCACTACTGGAGACCATTAGTTCCATGAAACACTTGTGTCAGAAACTCAAAAATACAAAGTAATTAACCATGCAGTGTATTTTGTACCTGAATGTTCTTAAAGTTCTACATGCCAGAGTAAAACCTTGCAGGAGTTTTTACAGCTCGCTGTCTTTCTGGGTAAGGTGATGTGTAATAACAGCTACATGCAGAGTTTGAAGCGGGCAAAGAGTTTTTGTTTCTTGAGGGTTATAGTTAGACCGACCCAGTACAAGAATTAGCCTAAATGAACTGTTCTACTTGTTAGCTTCTATGTAAATAGAACTGGAAAGTGTTTGCCACTACTGAGGCTTGCATAGGGGACGTGTTTTGGCTGGGAGCCAAATAATGCTCTCCTTATAGAGAATTTGATCTGCTCTGTGTGAGCAATCCTCCGTTAGCCAGAGCTATTTATGGCAAACACATGCTTTTGTATCTTGTCATCGTTATCCACAAATGGCAAAACTGGACATGATTCTCCTGGTATGCATAAAGGAGCGCTGTTAGGCAGCCACTGGCAGCTGAACTGTACATGCTGCTGAAGGAATGCTCTTTTATCATtaccttattttaaaaagttggtAGAGTTGAACTGTGGAGCTTTTAAATGCAGGCTCTTTATGTTCAGTTCATAGCCCTTTTTCAACAAGGAAGCAGATAATAATCCAAAtactttctgtcttttttttcccccctccaatAGTTTGAGTAACCTAGTGGTACTGTGTTTAGGCTCTCTTGTCCTGTAGAACTTTAAGACTTTATTTCAGGCTTCTGGCTATCCCTATGACTTGCACACTTCATTGTGTTTGCTGTTCTATGTAGACTAAACTTTACTAGAATTTAAGTAAAAAGGCATGATGACCACTGACTTACTAAGTGTATTAATGAGTCTTGGTTTTGTTCTACAAAACTCTCCTTTCAGGTACCTTTTAAGATTGCAAAATAACTGATGGTATGCATGTTGTCTAggtgaaaaaaaacaacccacaactTCTTATTCCTCAAAATAGTCTATTTCTGATCATTCATGTTGTATGCAAAGCCCAGTTTAATGTAAAGATATCTGTGCTTTATGTTTAACTTGACTTCAGTACAGTCAAATGAAATTATCTTTTAACTGATTTTTCACAAGGAATAAAttgtttctttagaaaaagccaaaatggaaaatgttaaattttaataaaccatttgaattttcattttagacAGTAAACTTTTTTAAGGAGTATTGTGTTTAaatttattgtttgtttttgctgcaGTCCGGAAAAATGTCTGCCTTTTTAGTTTAATATTataggttgtttttttttctttttttttaactagctTTGGTGTATATTCACTCAGTCCAACTAGCTATGAAATTGAAGCACAAACTGTCTTTATGTAAGATTCCTACCAAATTTAAGTTTTGGATCCAAAAGGATCAGCCTGCCTTCAGTTTGTTCTTGAAATGAATGACTGACTGACTGATGTGAGGTCCAATTCAGATggcttgctttttaaaaaaacaaaaacaaaaaaacaaaaaccaataaAGTGCTACAGAACTGTTACTGTTTGAATTATAAAACAAATGAGAGACAGCTGGCATCTGTTCCAAAATGGTTTGTCAGCTGTTGTTTTCTGTCATTATGCAAAATGGTGAGGGCCTCATTGTGATCGAGAAGTGGAGGAAAATCCTCTTGAGTATCTTCTGTGTATTTCTGTGTAGACGTGACTTTTGGATATCTTGGCTTCAGTTATTGATaaagaaatgttaaatttttCATGAGAGTAGCTTGTgcagaaatggcatttttcttctaaaataatGTTTCAAAGCCAGCGGTTTTGTTTGATTGGTAAATCCTGGAAGAGGTATAGCTAGATGGGTTTGATTTCTGAGAAGGGAAACCAATCCAAGACTAGAGTGTGCAAGTGAGGTTTATGCTTGTGGTGATTTTAGAAGTGCAAAGCTTAAATTTGTATGGACTTGACTGTAAAAATGACTCCTGGTCAGATCATGTAGCAGAGTTTGAGTATGCTCTGTTAAACCCAAAGTGTTTCGCTAAGGGGAAGGCTTTTCCTTCTCTACCATTCCCTCAGAACAAGTGATGGAATACAGCAATTGCCACAATTTGATAATAAGCTTTACTCTCTTATGCCAATTCCAGTATAAACCAAATTTTCATGTCTGCCTATTTTTTATAAACTCCTGTAAGTCCCCTTTAGTTTGTGGTGGCGAGTTAATGATTGTAGAGTGAAAACACGGCACTAATGGTGGATCAAAGATCATCAATGTAGCACCTGTCTATTGAacttctttgaaatatttctgattttgaaaacctggtataaataaaattaatttaaatgtcTTCAGTTGTTGAGTTTGTTTGTGTGCTAGACATCACCTGCGTTAATCACTTTGTTGTCTTTGGACTGGGAGCAGCCCAGATACTGTGAAAGAAGTTGTGGGATACCTGGATTTTTTGTAACAGGTTTCTTCTGCTGCCCATTCAGATCAATATCCTACTGTAGCAAAAGCCAGCACTACTGGCTCCGGAGATGGatataaagaaatttttagtGGGCTGGTTCTAGAtagcctttttcttttgttggaTCCCGGCTCGTGTGTTCAGAAAAGTAGATGGCTTTCGtatagaaaatgtaaaatgtatgTTTACACTGGCATGTAATTTCTAGTACAGGGAAGGAAGTGAACTGATGTGTGAAAAAACTGACTCCATGAAGAAAGATCAAAATATTACCATTTTGGTATCAGTGGCCTGTCTCTTGTTAATATAAGATTTCTTGGATCTAGGAATATGTTATCTGGAAGAGTTAATTTTGTAAACAAAGCTGTGAAGAAACAGCTTCATTGAATTCTCTGGAGAAGGCAGACTTTAACAATGTGCATTAAAAAACCCTTTACTGTTTATCTAACATAAGCCTACTCTATGGCTATGGGAACATACATAAGAATCTGCATTAAAGAAGAATGAAAGGTCTCTGAAgttttttgaataaaaattactgtttaGCTTAAAAATGTTCTATTTTTACTAAATTCATATCCAGTGCTTGACCCTATTGAATTGGGACATTTTTCTGCCTCACCTCCCATGCTGTTGAATCTACAATAAACCCCATATATCTTACTCTTTCTTGCATTGCTTATCTATGCATTCTACTAGTAacctctgaaaaataaatacagtaaaaaCTAAATCTTTTCATAGGAAGTTCAAACAGGTGACATAATTTATGTTCATTTAATGATTTCATAGAATTGTCTTTTTACATTATAAAGCTTAGGGAAAAATGTGCTAATTGGAGGtactgaaagtaatttttacatTCCTAAGATTCTGTGACTGTCTTTTTAATAACTCATTGTAGATTAATGTTTCTGTTGTCAGCTTCGCTTCAtagatatttagaaaataataattgGAAAATAAACTTGAAGATGCTGCTGATTATTTTTAGAAGTTTCTAAATGTCAATTTggattataaaataatatacaAACTTCAATTTCCCACTGCTAGCctaatttttattcttgtgTGTACAGGCTTAGAAATGTATGTGTAATCATGCCTCTCCTCTTCcacctctttatttttaaaaacagctgtGTCACTGCAAATCCCTGCCATCTGCCCACTGTCTTCTGTAAAGGTTTATGGACAATCTCCACTTGTACCTTTCAGTatctgttttcccctctcttgTTTGTGATTGTAGGAGTTTGGTTTAGAAAAACTAACCGCTGTAACACTGTGCTCCTCGAAACCTTTTCTATTATGCAGCAAGTTAAAAGCATCAGTTAATCTCTGGTGAGCGCAGCTGCAGGGTGTACATTGGCTTGGAAAAAGAGATGTCATTTTGAGAACCAGTTCAGAGAGCCTTATTTGTGTCTGCTTCCTCGTAGTGGCAGCACTGCTTTCATCTGTGACCTTCTATTAAAGCTGATGTGAGAGCTAagcttttcttccattttggCTGTTTCAACAGAAAATGCAATGTGCTTGTAGCAAACAAGgtgcagggaagcagagaagGTTTAGAAGCAGCAGTTTTTCATAGAGACCTGTACATCTGGTGGAGGGGAAAGGGTTACAGCAGAggatttgtttccttttaatttcagtAGGAGCTTGCAGCTGTAATGACTGGGCTTATGTTATCTTTTGCTCTGCCTGAACAAACTGATTCCACAGTCTCAACTGTCTCAATGCTTTCATGCAATGAAATGTGAACACACAGCTCTTTATCAGTGAAATGTGGTTTACTCCTACAAAAGTGAAGCCTTGCTACAGCAGTGCTCTTAGTTAGCCATGTCATATGGAGAGATGCACCTCGGCTGCATTTGAACAATCCTTAAAAAATGTGTGGGTTTTGATTACACCAAATACAATAATTATGCTATTACACAGGCACTGAGGACAAACGGATGTAGTTCTTAATTAGGTGACTGCAAGTGACAAATATAATTCATGGTCATATTTTTGAATCTTAGCCCTGTTATTTAAGCATAACTTAAAGACGAAACACTTCCCAGTCCACAGAATTCATTGCCTGCATAAATTCTTTTAAGCAGCAGTAGCATAATTTTAGCTCTTCACTGAATATACTGATGCAGAATCTGTCACCTGAGGGTTTTTTGTCGTCTGCTTGACAAATTCCTTTTGTAGTGCTGCATTATTTCTCTGCATCCACACTTCAAATTCAGTTCCCAGAACTCTCCTTCCAAGTAACCAGAATTCCTAAACAATATTTATTCTGTGTGACTAAAGTAGAAAGGCATCTTGTAGAACACCCATAGGAAACAAATGCACGGTATTAGCCTGCGTGGCCACTGAGCATGTTTGGCCCTGCGTGCCATCTCTGCCTGTTGGGTTATTCTGATGAAAGGTCACCTCATTCAGGTTTCTGTGGAATAGCCCAACACACAAAATTTGTGGAAACAAGAAAGAATGTTTTAATTCTGAGCAAATGTTTTTGCTCAGATAAAGACTTTGCAAGCTGGGTGTGATAAcaaccttttaattttttctttttacctgtCCTGACAAAAACACCTGGCTTTGATTCTAGCCAGTTTTATCGATTTAGTTCGACAGGTGCACTGGTTGGAAGTATCTTCAGGACAAGCTATATTTAG
Protein-coding regions in this window:
- the CFL2 gene encoding cofilin-2 isoform X1 → MASGVTVNDEVIKVFNDMKVRKSSTPEEIKKRKKAVLFCLSDDKKQIIVEEAKQILVGDIGDTVEDPYTAFVKLLPLNDCRYALYDATYETKESKKEDLVFIFWAPESAPLKSKMIYASSKDAIKKKFTGIKHEWQVNGLDDIKDRSTLGEKLGGNVVVSLEGKPL
- the CFL2 gene encoding cofilin-2 isoform X2, with protein sequence MKVRKSSTPEEIKKRKKAVLFCLSDDKKQIIVEEAKQILVGDIGDTVEDPYTAFVKLLPLNDCRYALYDATYETKESKKEDLVFIFWAPESAPLKSKMIYASSKDAIKKKFTGIKHEWQVNGLDDIKDRSTLGEKLGGNVVVSLEGKPL